Proteins encoded within one genomic window of Manis pentadactyla isolate mManPen7 chromosome 4, mManPen7.hap1, whole genome shotgun sequence:
- the MARCKSL1 gene encoding MARCKS-related protein: MGSQSSKAPRGDVTAEEAAGASPAKANGQENGHVKSNGDLSPKGEGESPPVNGTEEAVGATGDAIEPAPPSQGAEAKGDAPPKETPKKKKKFSFKKPFKLSGLSFKRNRKEGGGDSSASSPTEEEQEQGEIGACSEEGAAQEGKAVATPESQEPPAKGAEASAAAKGGDTEEAGPQAAEPSAPSGLESSPTLAGEQNE, encoded by the exons ATGGGCAGCCAGAGTTCCAAGGCTCCCCGGGGCGACGTGACCGCCGAGGAGGCAGCAGGCGCTTCCCCCGCTAAGGCCAACGGACAG GAGAATGGCCACGTGAAAAGCAATGGAGACTTATCCCCCAAGGGTGAAGGGGAGTCGCCCCCCGTGAACGGAACAGAGGAGGCAGTTGGGGCCACTGGTGACGCCATCGAGCCAGCACCCCCTAGCCAGGGCGCTGAGGCCAAGGGGGACGCCCCGCCCAAGGAGACccccaagaagaagaagaaattttcTTTCAAGAAGCCTTTCAAATTGAGTGGTCTCTCCTTCAAGAGAAATCGGAAGGAGGGTGGGGGTGATTCGTCTGCCTCCTCACCAACAGAGGAAGAGCAGGAGCAGGGGGAGATCGGTGCCTGCAGCGAGGAAGGCGCTGCCCAGGAAGGGAAAGCCGTTGCCACCCCTGAGAGCCAGGAGCCCCCAGCCAAGGGGGCAGAGGCTAGTGCTGCCGCCAAGGGAGGAGACACAGAAGAGGCAGGGCCCCAGGCTGCAGAGCCGTCCGCTCCCTCCGGGCTGGAGAGTAGCCCTACACTGGCCGGCGAGCAGAATGAGTAG
- the HDAC1 gene encoding histone deacetylase 1 isoform X2: MTKYHSDDYIKFLRSIRPDNMSEYSKQMQRFNVGEDCPVFDGLFEFCQLSTGGSVASAVKLNKQQTDIAVNWAGGLHHAKKSEASGFCYVNDIVLAILELLKYHQRVLYIDIDIHHGDGVEEAFYTTDRVMTVSFHKYGEYFPGTGDLRDIGAGKGKYYAVNYPLRDGIDDESYEAIFKPVMSKVMEMFQPSAVVLQCGSDSLSGDRLGCFNLTIKGHAKCVEFVKSFNLPMLMLGGGGYTIRNVARCWTYETAVALDTEIPNELPYNDYFEYFGPDFKLHISPSNMTNQNTNEYLEKIKQRLFENLRMLPHAPGVQMQAIPEDAIPEESGDEDEEDPDKRISICSSDKRIACEEEFSDSEEEGEGGRKNSSNFKKAKRVKTEDEKEKDAEEKKEVPEEEKTKEEKQEAKGVKEEVKLA, encoded by the exons TCAACGTTGGTGAGGACTGTCCAGTATTTGATGGCCTGTTTGAGTTCTGTCAGTTATCTACTGGTGGCTCTGTGG CAAGTGCTGTGAAACTTAATAAGCAGCAGACGGACATCGCTGTGAATTGGGCCGGGGGCCTGCACCATGCAAAGAAGTCCGAGGCATCTGGCTTCTGTTACGTCAATGATATCGTCTTGGCCATCCTGGAACTGCTAAA GTATCACCAGAGGGTGCTGTATATTGACATTGATATTCACCACGGCGATGGCGTGGAAGAGGCCTTCTATACCACAGACCGGGTCATGACTGTGTCCTTTCATAAATACGGAGAGTACTTCCCAGGAACTGGGGACCTACGG GATATTGGGGCTGGCAAAGGCAAGTATTATGCTGTAAACTACCCGCTCCGAGATGGGATTGATGACGAGTCCTATGAGGCCATTTTCAAGCCG GTCATGTCCAAAGTAATGGAGATGTTCCAGCCCAGTGCGGTCGTCTTACAATGTGGCTCTGACTCCCTATCTGGGGATCGGTTAGGTTGTTTCAATCTGACCATCAAAG GGCATGCCAAGTGTGTGGAGTTTGTGAAGAGTTTCAACTTGCCTATGCTGATGCTGGGAGGAGGTGGCTACACCATTCGTAACGTTGCCCGGTGCTGGACATACGAAACAGCTGTGGCCCTGGACACAGAGATCCCTAATG AGCTTCCATACAATGACTACTTTGAATACTTTGGACCAGACTTCAAACTTCACATCAGTCCTTCCAATATGACTAACCAGAACACTAATGAGTATCTGGAGAAGATCAA ACAGCGACTGTTTGAGAACCTGAGAATGCTGCCCCATGCACCTGGGGTCCAAATGCAGGCGATTCCTGAGGATGCCATTCCCGAGGAGAGTGGAGATGAGGATGAAGAAGACCCTGACAAGCGCATCTCAA TCTGTTCATCTGACAAACGAATTGCCTGTGAGGAAGAATTCTCTGACtctgaggaggaaggagaaggcgGTCGCAAGAACTCTTCCAACTTCAAAAAAGCCAAGAGAGTTAaaacagaagatgaaaaagaaaaagacgcagaagagaagaaag AAGTCCCAGAAGAGGAGAAAACCAAGGAGGAGAAGCAAGAAGCCAAAGG GGTCAAGGAAGAGGTCAAGTTGGCCTAA